A portion of the Chromobacterium sp. IIBBL 290-4 genome contains these proteins:
- the hpnD gene encoding presqualene diphosphate synthase HpnD, translating to MTPDQYCEDKAAASGSSFYYSFRFLPEERRRAITALYAFCREVDDAVDECHDLGVAQAKLAWWRGEVERMYRAEADHPVMRALQPHLAAFGLPQSQLEEIIDGMEMDLKMVRYQRFQDLLLYCHRVAGVVGQLAARIFGYSDEKTLEYAHELGVAFQLTNIIRDVGEDARRDRIYLPMEELQRFNCPAMDILHYEESPAFKALMEFQIERAEEHYRKAWELLPAADRKPQRPGLLMAAIYRATLQEIRLDGPAKVLNQRLSLTPLRKLWLAWKTWTFGYRA from the coding sequence GTGACGCCGGATCAGTATTGCGAAGACAAGGCCGCGGCCAGCGGCTCCAGTTTCTATTACAGCTTCCGTTTTTTGCCGGAGGAAAGGCGCCGCGCGATCACCGCGTTGTATGCGTTTTGCCGCGAGGTCGATGACGCCGTGGACGAGTGCCATGACCTGGGCGTGGCTCAGGCCAAACTGGCCTGGTGGCGTGGCGAGGTGGAGAGGATGTACCGCGCCGAAGCCGATCATCCGGTCATGCGCGCCTTGCAGCCGCACCTGGCGGCTTTCGGCTTGCCGCAGTCGCAGCTGGAGGAAATCATCGATGGCATGGAAATGGATCTGAAAATGGTCCGTTATCAGCGCTTTCAGGATTTGCTGCTGTATTGCCATCGCGTGGCGGGCGTGGTCGGCCAGCTGGCGGCGCGCATTTTCGGCTATAGCGACGAAAAAACGCTGGAATACGCGCACGAGCTGGGCGTGGCGTTTCAACTGACCAATATCATCCGCGATGTGGGCGAGGATGCGCGCCGCGACCGCATTTACCTGCCGATGGAGGAGCTGCAGCGCTTCAACTGCCCGGCGATGGACATTCTGCATTATGAAGAAAGCCCGGCGTTCAAGGCCTTGATGGAGTTCCAGATAGAGCGGGCGGAGGAGCATTACCGCAAAGCCTGGGAGCTGTTGCCGGCGGCGGATCGCAAACCCCAGCGGCCAGGCCTGCTGATGGCGGCGATCTATCGCGCCACTTTGCAGGAGATCCGGCTGGATGGTCCGGCCAAGGTGTTGAACCAGCGGCTGTCGCTGACGCCGCTGCGCAAATTGTGGCTGGCATGGAAAACCTGGACCTTCGGTTATCGCGCCTGA
- the hpnE gene encoding hydroxysqualene dehydroxylase HpnE: MENLDLRLSRLKPRVAVIGAGWAGLAAATELAGLVELTVIEAGREPGGRARCSGAKDARFDNGQHILLGAYAESLRLMRKVGADPERLLRRLPLQWRRQGGLNMRCPRLPAPLHLALGLFFARGMGWRDKRLLLKALRALQQSRYRLRRDCSVAAWLKAERQSEALIRGFWRPLVLSALNTPLEQASMQVLATTLRDSLGADRAASDLLLPACDLSALFPEPAWRWLGGQGARLHASCRVASVQHQQGLPCVDGVSYDAVVLAVAPYHVASLLDNAALRDILAHYSYWPIVTVYLQFADAPRFPAPMMGVEGGMADWLFDREALAGERGWISAVISAPEALPSQDGLMARVAQDVRKIAPHLGMPLQGKVIIEKRATFASTVGLKRPEAGLAGPKIYLAGDWAHPDYPATLEGAARSGVTAARAALLDLGVTKR; encoded by the coding sequence ATGGAAAACCTGGACCTTCGGTTATCGCGCCTGAAGCCGCGCGTCGCGGTGATAGGCGCAGGCTGGGCCGGGCTGGCCGCCGCGACGGAGCTGGCCGGCCTGGTCGAGCTGACGGTGATCGAGGCCGGGCGCGAGCCGGGCGGGCGGGCGCGTTGTAGTGGCGCTAAAGATGCCAGGTTTGACAATGGTCAGCACATTTTACTGGGCGCTTATGCAGAATCGCTGCGCCTGATGCGCAAGGTCGGCGCGGATCCCGAACGGCTGTTGCGGCGATTGCCTTTGCAATGGCGGCGGCAGGGCGGCTTGAACATGCGCTGCCCGCGTTTGCCCGCGCCCTTGCATCTGGCTTTAGGCCTGTTTTTTGCAAGAGGCATGGGTTGGCGCGACAAGAGGCTGCTGTTGAAGGCTTTGCGAGCATTGCAGCAGAGCCGCTACCGCTTGCGCCGGGATTGCTCGGTGGCTGCCTGGCTCAAGGCGGAAAGGCAAAGCGAGGCGCTGATCCGCGGGTTCTGGCGGCCGCTGGTGTTGTCGGCCCTGAATACGCCCTTGGAGCAGGCTTCGATGCAGGTTCTGGCCACGACGCTGCGCGATAGTCTGGGCGCGGACCGCGCCGCCAGCGATTTGCTGCTGCCCGCTTGCGATTTGTCGGCCTTGTTCCCCGAGCCGGCTTGGCGATGGCTGGGCGGACAGGGCGCGCGCCTGCACGCCAGCTGCCGAGTGGCGAGCGTGCAGCATCAGCAAGGGCTGCCGTGCGTCGACGGCGTGTCGTATGATGCCGTCGTGTTGGCTGTGGCGCCTTATCATGTCGCATCGCTGCTGGATAATGCCGCTTTGCGCGATATTTTGGCCCATTACAGCTACTGGCCCATCGTCACCGTTTATTTGCAGTTTGCCGACGCGCCGCGTTTTCCCGCCCCGATGATGGGGGTGGAGGGCGGAATGGCGGATTGGCTGTTCGATCGCGAGGCCTTGGCCGGAGAGCGGGGCTGGATCTCCGCGGTCATCAGCGCGCCGGAGGCCCTGCCGTCCCAGGATGGCTTGATGGCGAGGGTGGCGCAGGATGTCAGGAAGATCGCCCCGCATCTGGGCATGCCTTTGCAGGGCAAGGTCATTATTGAAAAACGGGCCACTTTCGCCAGCACGGTTGGTCTGAAAAGGCCGGAGGCGGGCTTGGCTGGACCGAAAATTTATCTGGCGGGTGATTGGGCGCATCCCGATTATCCAGCCACTTTGGAGGGGGCGGCGCGCAGCGGCGTGACCGCGGCGCGCGCCGCATTGCTGGATCTAGGGGTAACAAAACGATGA
- a CDS encoding SDR family oxidoreductase, whose translation MIKTEFAQDALAGRVILVTGATQGIGREAALAFARHGASVVLLARSVKGLEKVYDEIVAAGGPEPAAVPLDLLNAGENEFNNLALTIKREFGRLDGILHCASHLFALSPLHNQTIEEWMNQYRINTVARFALTRACLPLLKDAPDASVLLVAEQHGLHPAAYWGAFGASNAGQQYLTVVAASEWEMFPNMRVNLLSPGPVNSPQRNRTHPGEAKTERGDLADLTPHLLYWLGPDSKGRSGEVVELDLRKPQT comes from the coding sequence ATGATAAAAACGGAATTCGCGCAGGATGCGCTGGCTGGACGCGTCATCCTGGTCACCGGCGCCACGCAAGGCATAGGCCGCGAGGCCGCGCTGGCCTTCGCGCGTCACGGCGCCTCGGTGGTGCTGCTGGCTAGAAGCGTCAAGGGACTGGAAAAAGTCTACGATGAAATAGTGGCGGCGGGAGGGCCGGAGCCGGCCGCGGTGCCGCTGGATCTGCTCAATGCGGGCGAAAACGAGTTCAATAATCTGGCGCTGACCATCAAGCGCGAATTTGGACGCCTGGACGGCATTCTGCACTGCGCTTCCCACCTGTTCGCTTTGTCGCCGCTGCACAATCAGACGATTGAGGAGTGGATGAACCAGTACCGCATCAACACGGTGGCCCGTTTCGCGCTGACTCGCGCCTGTCTGCCGCTGTTGAAGGACGCTCCCGACGCTTCCGTGCTGCTGGTGGCCGAGCAGCATGGCCTGCATCCGGCGGCCTATTGGGGCGCGTTCGGGGCCTCGAACGCCGGCCAGCAGTACTTGACCGTCGTAGCCGCCAGCGAGTGGGAGATGTTCCCGAATATGCGTGTTAATCTGTTGTCGCCAGGACCGGTGAATTCGCCGCAGCGCAATCGGACGCATCCGGGCGAAGCCAAGACCGAGCGGGGCGATTTGGCGGATTTGACGCCGCATCTCCTGTATTGGCTGGGTCCGGACAGCAAGGGCCGCAGCGGAGAAGTCGTGGAGCTGGATTTGCGCAAGCCGCAAACCTGA
- the radA gene encoding DNA repair protein RadA: MAKSKTVFSCTECGGQSPKWQGQCPHCNAWNTLTEAVATPAAASPRFQSWAANVTKVQKLSEVQTAETPRDPSGIEELDRVLGGGIVRGAVVLIGGDPGIGKSTLLLQALSQIGQNRKVLYVSGEESAQQIALRASRLALDTSSVDLLAEICIENILATLKREQPEVVVIDSIQTLYTEQVTSAPGSVSQVRECAAQLTRMAKQSGITVLLVGHVTKEGSLAGPRVLEHMVDTVLYFEGDSHSSYRMIRAIKNRFGAVNELGVFAMTDRGLKGVSNPSAIFLSSYRDDVAGSCVLVTQEGSRPLLVEIQALVDDCHGFQPKRLTVGLEQNRLAMLLAVLHRHGGVACFDQDVFLNAVGGVKINEPAADLAIILAMVSSLRNKALPEKLVVFGEVGLAGEVRPVTRGQERLKEAAKLGFTRAIVPSANKPRQEIEGLKVLAVDRLDQAVEFCRE, translated from the coding sequence ATGGCCAAGAGCAAAACCGTATTCAGCTGCACCGAGTGCGGCGGACAATCGCCCAAGTGGCAGGGCCAGTGCCCGCATTGCAACGCCTGGAACACGCTGACGGAGGCGGTGGCGACGCCGGCCGCCGCCAGCCCGCGCTTCCAGTCCTGGGCGGCCAACGTCACCAAGGTCCAGAAACTGTCCGAGGTGCAAACCGCGGAAACCCCGCGCGATCCTTCCGGCATTGAAGAACTGGACAGGGTGCTGGGCGGCGGCATCGTCCGCGGCGCCGTGGTGCTCATCGGCGGCGACCCCGGCATCGGCAAATCCACCTTGCTGCTGCAAGCCTTGTCGCAGATCGGCCAGAACCGCAAGGTGCTGTATGTGTCGGGCGAGGAATCGGCGCAGCAAATCGCCTTGCGCGCTTCGCGCCTGGCGCTGGATACCAGCAGCGTCGATCTGCTGGCCGAAATCTGCATCGAAAACATCCTGGCCACGCTAAAGCGCGAACAGCCCGAGGTGGTGGTGATCGACTCCATCCAGACGCTGTACACCGAGCAGGTGACTTCGGCGCCTGGTTCCGTGTCGCAGGTGCGCGAGTGCGCGGCGCAGCTGACGCGTATGGCCAAGCAAAGCGGCATCACTGTGCTGCTGGTCGGCCACGTCACCAAGGAAGGCTCGCTGGCCGGTCCGCGGGTGCTGGAGCATATGGTGGACACGGTGCTGTATTTCGAGGGCGATTCGCACTCCAGCTACCGCATGATACGCGCGATCAAGAACCGCTTCGGCGCGGTCAATGAGCTGGGCGTGTTCGCGATGACCGACCGCGGCCTCAAAGGCGTATCCAATCCTTCCGCCATTTTTCTGTCGTCCTATCGCGACGATGTCGCCGGTTCTTGCGTGCTGGTGACGCAGGAAGGCTCGCGCCCGCTGTTGGTGGAAATCCAGGCCCTGGTGGATGACTGCCATGGCTTCCAGCCCAAGCGGCTGACGGTTGGCCTGGAGCAGAACCGGCTGGCCATGCTGCTGGCGGTGCTGCATCGCCATGGCGGCGTGGCTTGCTTCGATCAGGACGTGTTCCTTAACGCGGTGGGCGGCGTCAAGATCAACGAGCCGGCGGCCGACCTGGCCATCATCCTGGCCATGGTTTCATCGCTGCGCAACAAGGCGCTGCCGGAGAAGCTGGTGGTGTTCGGCGAAGTGGGCCTGGCAGGAGAGGTGCGGCCGGTGACGCGCGGCCAGGAGCGCTTGAAAGAGGCAGCCAAGCTGGGCTTCACCCGGGCCATCGTGCCATCCGCCAACAAGCCGCGCCAAGAGATAGAAGGCCTGAAGGTATTGGCGGTGGACCGTCTGGACCAAGCGGTGGAATTCTGCCGGGAGTAA
- a CDS encoding sigma-70 family RNA polymerase sigma factor, giving the protein MIDAHLIEQERPYLLRYALAQLRERDAAEEAVQETLLAALESQGSFSGKSTLRTWLTSILRFKLIDALRRKGKEKLFESLEDEADDSDFDGLFSQDGHWREPIKAWSGPESELMSRQFWQVFEECSKVMPRRTAMAFAMREVMGMEIAEICNNLEITATNCSVLLYRARMTLRECFSTRWSREGEQ; this is encoded by the coding sequence ATGATAGACGCGCATTTGATCGAGCAGGAGCGGCCCTACCTGTTGCGCTACGCGCTGGCGCAACTGCGCGAGCGCGACGCGGCGGAAGAGGCGGTGCAGGAAACGCTGCTGGCGGCTTTGGAGTCGCAGGGCAGCTTCTCCGGCAAGTCGACCTTGCGAACCTGGCTCACCTCCATTCTGCGCTTCAAACTGATCGATGCCTTGCGGCGCAAGGGCAAGGAAAAGCTGTTCGAATCCTTGGAGGACGAGGCGGACGATAGCGACTTCGACGGCTTGTTCTCCCAGGACGGCCATTGGCGCGAGCCCATCAAGGCCTGGAGCGGGCCGGAGAGCGAGTTGATGTCGCGCCAGTTCTGGCAGGTGTTCGAAGAGTGCTCCAAGGTGATGCCGCGCCGCACCGCCATGGCGTTTGCGATGCGCGAGGTGATGGGCATGGAAATCGCGGAGATCTGTAACAATCTGGAGATCACCGCGACCAATTGTTCAGTACTGCTGTATCGGGCGCGCATGACGCTGCGCGAATGTTTCTCTACACGCTGGAGCCGGGAGGGCGAGCAATGA
- a CDS encoding zf-HC2 domain-containing protein, translated as MRLSCREASRLISAGMDRPLSAAELVKLRMHLLLCGNCRQFSRQMGEMRAAARHAGEGRD; from the coding sequence ATGAGACTGAGTTGCCGAGAAGCCAGCCGGCTGATTTCCGCCGGGATGGATCGGCCATTAAGCGCGGCGGAATTAGTGAAGCTGCGCATGCATCTGCTGTTATGCGGAAACTGCCGGCAATTTTCCAGGCAGATGGGCGAGATGCGCGCAGCGGCCAGGCATGCAGGAGAAGGACGAGATTGA
- a CDS encoding CysB family HTH-type transcriptional regulator, with the protein MNFQQLRIIRETVRQGFNLTEVANALYTSQSGVSKHIKDLEDELGVELFVRKGKRFLGLTEPGKELLTIVERMLLDAGNIKRLAEQFSQRDEGQLTIATTHTQARYALPQVVTAFKRAYPRVHLVLHQASPEELARLLLAGDADIGIATEAVTEVPELVSFPYYSWHHSVIAPPSHPLHREKLTLETLAEYPIVTYHHGFTGRAKIDNTFAEAGLAPDIVMAALDADVIKTYVELELGVGIIASMAVDPQRDIGVKVVEGEPLFGQQTSRIAIRRGHYLRSYAYRFIELCAPALNEASVRQALSPALQE; encoded by the coding sequence ATGAATTTCCAACAACTGCGCATCATCCGCGAAACCGTCCGCCAGGGCTTCAATCTGACCGAAGTGGCCAACGCGCTCTACACCTCGCAATCCGGCGTCAGCAAACACATCAAGGACCTGGAAGACGAACTGGGCGTCGAGCTGTTCGTCCGCAAAGGCAAGCGTTTCCTCGGCTTGACCGAACCGGGCAAGGAGCTTCTGACCATCGTCGAGCGCATGCTGCTGGACGCCGGCAACATCAAGCGGCTGGCCGAGCAGTTCAGCCAGCGCGACGAAGGCCAGCTGACCATCGCCACCACCCACACCCAGGCCCGCTATGCGCTGCCGCAAGTGGTCACCGCCTTCAAGCGCGCCTATCCGCGCGTGCATCTGGTGCTGCACCAGGCCAGCCCGGAAGAACTGGCGCGGCTGCTATTGGCCGGCGACGCCGACATCGGCATCGCCACCGAGGCGGTGACCGAAGTGCCGGAACTGGTGTCCTTCCCCTATTACAGCTGGCACCACAGCGTGATCGCGCCGCCCAGCCATCCCTTGCACCGCGAAAAGCTGACGCTGGAAACGCTGGCGGAGTACCCCATCGTCACCTATCACCACGGTTTCACCGGCCGCGCCAAGATAGACAACACCTTCGCCGAGGCCGGCCTGGCGCCGGACATCGTGATGGCGGCGCTGGACGCGGATGTGATCAAGACCTACGTGGAGCTGGAACTGGGCGTCGGCATCATCGCCTCGATGGCGGTGGACCCGCAGCGCGACATCGGCGTGAAAGTGGTGGAAGGCGAGCCGCTGTTCGGCCAGCAGACCAGCCGCATCGCCATCCGCCGCGGCCATTATCTGCGCAGCTACGCCTACCGCTTCATCGAACTGTGCGCGCCGGCCCTGAACGAAGCCAGCGTGCGCCAGGCGCTGAGCCCGGCATTGCAGGAGTGA
- a CDS encoding sulfate/molybdate ABC transporter ATP-binding protein, which produces MSIQVDHIRKAFGDFVALDDVSLNFPSGELVALLGPSGCGKTTLLRIIAGLEQADAGRVLLDGGDASATHVRERQVGFVFQHYALFRHMTVFDNVAFGLRMKPRKERPSEEQIARKVHELLDLVQLDWLADRFPAQLSGGQRQRIALARALAVEPRVLLLDEPFGALDAKVRKELRRWLRKLHDELHITSIFVTHDQEEALEVADRVVLMNHGKVEQIGAPDEVYRSPASAFVYGFLGSANRFSGVSRPGAVEIGALALEAEHQQPHGQAVEVFVRPHELAIAPDHEAGLPATVQRVLTLGGLSRVELEGRDELAGQTFDAELPADDPLVPSLANGQPVRLRARAARVFAAANGGQA; this is translated from the coding sequence ATGAGCATACAAGTAGATCATATCCGCAAGGCGTTCGGCGACTTCGTCGCGCTGGACGATGTCAGCCTGAATTTCCCCAGCGGCGAGCTGGTGGCCCTGCTCGGCCCGTCCGGCTGCGGCAAGACCACCCTGCTGCGCATCATCGCCGGGCTGGAGCAGGCCGACGCCGGCCGCGTGCTGCTGGACGGCGGCGACGCCTCCGCCACCCATGTGCGCGAACGCCAGGTGGGCTTCGTGTTCCAGCATTACGCGCTGTTCCGCCACATGACGGTGTTCGACAACGTGGCTTTCGGCCTGCGAATGAAGCCGCGCAAGGAAAGGCCCAGCGAAGAGCAGATCGCCCGCAAAGTGCACGAGCTGCTGGATCTGGTGCAGCTGGACTGGCTGGCCGACCGCTTCCCGGCCCAATTGTCCGGCGGCCAGCGCCAGCGCATCGCCCTGGCCCGCGCCCTGGCGGTGGAGCCGCGCGTGCTGCTGCTGGACGAACCGTTCGGCGCGCTGGACGCCAAGGTGCGCAAGGAACTGCGCCGCTGGCTGCGCAAGCTGCACGACGAGCTGCACATCACCTCCATCTTCGTCACCCATGATCAGGAAGAAGCGCTGGAAGTGGCCGACCGGGTGGTGCTGATGAACCATGGCAAGGTGGAGCAGATCGGCGCGCCGGACGAGGTGTACCGTTCGCCCGCCAGCGCCTTCGTTTATGGCTTCCTCGGCAGCGCCAACCGCTTCAGCGGCGTCAGCCGCCCCGGCGCGGTCGAGATCGGCGCCCTGGCGCTGGAAGCCGAGCACCAACAACCGCATGGCCAGGCCGTTGAAGTCTTTGTCCGGCCGCATGAACTGGCCATCGCGCCCGATCACGAAGCCGGCCTGCCCGCCACCGTGCAGCGGGTGCTGACGCTGGGCGGCTTGTCGCGCGTGGAGCTGGAAGGCCGCGATGAATTGGCCGGCCAGACTTTCGACGCCGAATTGCCGGCCGACGATCCCTTGGTCCCATCGCTGGCCAATGGCCAGCCGGTCAGGCTGCGCGCCCGCGCCGCCCGCGTGTTCGCCGCCGCCAACGGAGGCCAGGCATGA
- the cysW gene encoding sulfate ABC transporter permease subunit CysW: MAAILSHPAAAADKAGQLEARAATRESTAVKYAILAVSLGFFFVFLLLPLIVVFIEALSKGWGTYLSALADPDALAAVRLTLLAAGLSVPLNLVFGVAAAWAITRFDFRGKQLLTTLIDLPFSVSPVVAGLIFVLLFGNHGWLGPWLIEHGVKIVFSVPGIVLATLFVTVPFVARELIPLLEAQGREEEEAAVVLGARGWQVLWHVTLPNVRWALLYGVILSNARAMGEFGAVSVVSGHIRGETNTLPLHVEILYNEYNFAAAFAVASLLAMLALITLAVKSWVERRGVKED, translated from the coding sequence ATGGCTGCGATTCTGTCCCATCCGGCCGCTGCCGCCGACAAGGCCGGCCAACTGGAAGCCCGCGCCGCCACCCGCGAATCGACCGCGGTCAAATACGCCATCCTCGCCGTGTCGCTGGGCTTTTTCTTTGTGTTCCTGCTGCTGCCGCTGATCGTCGTCTTCATCGAAGCGCTATCCAAGGGCTGGGGCACGTATTTGTCGGCCCTGGCCGACCCGGACGCGCTGGCGGCGGTGAGGCTGACGCTCTTGGCTGCCGGCCTGTCGGTGCCGCTCAACCTGGTGTTCGGCGTGGCCGCGGCCTGGGCCATCACCCGCTTCGACTTCCGCGGCAAACAGCTGCTGACCACCTTGATCGACCTGCCCTTCTCCGTCTCGCCGGTGGTGGCCGGGCTGATCTTCGTGCTGCTGTTCGGCAATCATGGCTGGCTTGGCCCCTGGCTGATCGAGCATGGCGTCAAGATCGTGTTCTCGGTGCCCGGCATCGTGCTGGCCACGCTGTTCGTCACCGTGCCCTTCGTGGCGCGCGAGCTGATCCCGCTGCTGGAAGCGCAAGGCCGCGAAGAGGAAGAGGCCGCGGTGGTGCTGGGCGCGCGCGGCTGGCAGGTGCTGTGGCACGTCACCCTGCCCAATGTGCGCTGGGCGCTGCTGTACGGCGTGATTCTCAGCAACGCGCGGGCGATGGGCGAGTTCGGCGCGGTGTCGGTGGTGTCCGGCCACATCCGCGGCGAAACCAATACGCTGCCTTTGCACGTGGAAATCCTCTACAACGAGTACAATTTCGCCGCGGCCTTCGCCGTGGCGTCCCTGCTGGCGATGCTGGCCCTGATCACCCTGGCCGTGAAGAGCTGGGTGGAGCGGCGCGGCGTCAAGGAAGACTGA
- the cysT gene encoding sulfate ABC transporter permease subunit CysT, whose product MSDSLAPAPRPPNVLPGFGLSLGFTLSYLSLLVLIPICVVVARAGSQPWAEFWQAAASPRVLASYRLSFGMALAAAAINSVFGLLLAWSLVRYRFPGKRLIDSLVDLPFALPTAVAGIALTALYAGNGWLGQYLEAIGVKVAFKPLGVLVALVFIGLPFVVRTVQPVLEDLESELEEAATCLGAGRWQTFRHVILPTLQPALLTGFALAFARAVGEYGSVIFIAGNVPMVSEITPLMIISKLEQFDYAGATAIATVMLAASFLLLLAINGLQFWSARRHGRAGGR is encoded by the coding sequence ATGTCGGATTCACTCGCTCCCGCGCCCAGACCGCCCAATGTGCTGCCCGGCTTCGGCCTCTCGCTCGGCTTTACGCTCAGCTATCTGTCGCTGCTGGTGCTGATTCCGATCTGCGTCGTGGTGGCTCGCGCCGGCAGCCAGCCATGGGCCGAATTCTGGCAAGCGGCGGCATCGCCGCGCGTGCTGGCCTCTTACCGCCTCAGCTTCGGCATGGCCCTGGCGGCGGCGGCGATCAATAGCGTGTTCGGCCTGCTGCTGGCCTGGTCGCTGGTGCGCTACCGCTTCCCCGGCAAGCGGCTGATCGATTCCCTGGTGGACCTGCCCTTCGCCCTGCCCACCGCCGTGGCGGGCATCGCCTTGACCGCGCTCTACGCCGGCAATGGCTGGCTGGGCCAATATCTGGAAGCCATAGGCGTCAAAGTGGCTTTCAAGCCGCTGGGCGTGCTGGTGGCGCTGGTCTTCATCGGCCTGCCCTTCGTGGTGCGCACGGTGCAACCGGTGCTGGAAGACCTGGAATCGGAGCTGGAAGAAGCCGCCACCTGCCTGGGCGCCGGCCGCTGGCAGACTTTTCGCCATGTGATCCTGCCCACGCTGCAGCCGGCGCTGCTGACCGGCTTCGCGCTGGCCTTCGCCCGCGCGGTGGGCGAGTACGGCTCGGTGATCTTCATCGCCGGCAATGTGCCCATGGTGTCGGAAATCACGCCGCTGATGATCATCAGCAAGCTGGAGCAGTTCGATTACGCCGGCGCCACCGCCATCGCCACCGTGATGCTGGCCGCGTCCTTCCTGCTGCTATTGGCCATCAACGGCCTGCAATTCTGGAGCGCGCGCCGCCATGGCCGCGCGGGAGGCCGCTGA
- a CDS encoding sulfate ABC transporter substrate-binding protein: MKLRHLALALLFAGSASAFADVTLLNVSYDPTRELYQEFNASFAKYWKGKTGETVTVKQSHGGSGKQARAVIDGLDADVVTLALAYDIDEISSQTKNIAPNWQKRLPNNASPYSSTIVFLVRKGNPKHIKDWNDLVKTGVEVVTPNPKTGGGARWNYLAAWGYALKQPGGNDAKAKDFVKKLYGNVKVLDSGARGSLITFTQRGIGDVLLSWENEAYLATKELGPDKFDIVTPSISILAEPPVSVVDKVADKHGTRKAAEAYLQYLYTPEGQNIAAKHYYRPRDPQVAAKYAGQFSKVKLFTIDQTFGGWQKAQKVHFADGGVFDQIVAH; this comes from the coding sequence ATGAAGCTGCGCCACCTCGCTCTCGCCCTGCTGTTCGCCGGCAGCGCCTCGGCCTTCGCCGACGTCACGCTGCTGAATGTGTCTTACGATCCGACCCGCGAGCTGTACCAGGAATTCAACGCTTCCTTCGCCAAGTACTGGAAAGGCAAAACCGGCGAAACCGTCACCGTCAAGCAATCGCACGGCGGCTCCGGCAAGCAGGCGCGCGCGGTCATCGACGGGCTTGACGCCGATGTGGTGACGCTGGCGCTGGCCTACGATATCGACGAAATCAGCAGCCAGACCAAAAATATCGCGCCCAATTGGCAAAAACGCCTGCCCAACAATGCCTCGCCCTACTCCTCCACCATCGTGTTCCTGGTGCGCAAGGGCAATCCCAAGCACATCAAGGACTGGAACGACCTGGTGAAAACCGGCGTCGAGGTCGTGACGCCCAACCCCAAAACCGGCGGCGGCGCGCGCTGGAACTATCTGGCGGCCTGGGGCTATGCCTTGAAGCAACCCGGCGGCAACGACGCCAAGGCCAAGGACTTCGTCAAGAAATTGTACGGCAACGTCAAGGTGCTGGACTCCGGCGCCCGCGGCTCCTTGATCACCTTCACCCAGCGCGGCATCGGCGACGTCTTGCTGTCGTGGGAAAACGAAGCCTACCTCGCCACCAAGGAGCTGGGCCCGGACAAGTTCGACATCGTCACGCCGTCGATTTCCATCCTGGCCGAGCCGCCGGTCAGCGTGGTGGACAAGGTGGCGGACAAGCATGGCACCCGCAAAGCGGCCGAGGCCTATCTGCAATACCTGTACACCCCGGAAGGCCAGAATATCGCCGCCAAGCACTACTACCGTCCGCGCGATCCGCAAGTGGCGGCCAAGTACGCCGGCCAATTCAGCAAGGTCAAACTCTTCACCATCGACCAGACCTTCGGCGGCTGGCAGAAGGCTCAGAAAGTCCACTTCGCCGATGGCGGCGTGTTCGACCAGATCGTCGCCCACTGA